A DNA window from Salvelinus sp. IW2-2015 linkage group LG4q.1:29, ASM291031v2, whole genome shotgun sequence contains the following coding sequences:
- the si:dkeyp-19e1.3 gene encoding uncharacterized protein si:dkeyp-19e1.3 isoform X2, translating into MRQQALFHVLAAYSVYNTEVSYCQGMSQIAAILLMYLNEEDAFWALSQLLTNNNHAMHGFFIPGFPKLQRYQAHHEQILSKLLPKLKKHLDREQMSNGIYTTKWFLQCFIERTPFTLTMRLWDIYILEGERILTAMAYTTLKIHKKRLQKLPLEDLREFLQEHLSSSFFLPDDVVVEQLQAAMAELRKMKLDLPPSAKSEELPKKPLGEERPVLLMPFQRDLALPLDQPKTSLQPPLQLQPHIEAHRPDTITLDCSSCPGDTSSIPGAHDPPRPMPSQDPVVVHNQALMPEEPLSCPVTPPKPPPKPHKVGSTPGVRGVRDRVEECPSDHVSEVEKAGERSLSEVRGGRAGMEAQSAGPETQGEPCYWPPPYEPPVGDVSITQSGSGSKTMEFPDLPPPPFYSMEESAHTPLDPEPPCLRDGTKVWLKSDSVPPCSALSLGVEPLPKPKSPRPPPPTSLDLILEESPSSRPSFSLAFAKPSPRITFKPTKFPMSLCVPQTAGDRRPSNTSQYDNLSEADDEDCFMDRLLEAATALPQSPLPGTSPQETLGMFGLPPPPCIPELCDDPSSSSLFHPLPPPPPVFLLSLPDTSSPTPLSASPSPLPPTFSALPSLPQEPDYEGQEESWMVDSIVIPPPPPCFADRLAPFQYSPPPNHHTGLSSLTDTHRATTANQSQSSNQNQGSSQFQKLPKAHRPLPALPAFTAQMLLPGPSSGQSSGEVPSVRSNPDFYRIHAGSHQLPKSVTF; encoded by the exons GCAGCAGGCCCTGTTCCATGTGCTAGCGGCCTACTCCGTATACAAcacg GAGGTGAGCTACTGCCAGGGGATGAGTCAGATCGCCGCCATCCTGCTCATGTACCTGAACGAGGAGGACGCCTTCTGGGCCCTGTCCCAGCTCCTCACAAACAACAACCACGCCATGCATG gaTTCTTCATCCCTGGGTTCCCCAAGCTGCAGCGCTACCAGGCCCACCACGAGCAGATCCTGTCCAAGCTCCTCCCTAAGCTAAAGAAACACCTG GACAGAGAGCAGATGTCCAACGGAATATACACCACTAAATGGTTCCTGCAGTGCTTCATAGAAAGG ACCCCGTTCACCCTGACCATGCGCTTGTGGGACATCTACatcctagagggagagaggatactCACAGCCATGGCCTACACCACCCTCAAAATACACAAGA AGCGATTGCAGAAGCTTCCTCTGGAGGACCTGAGGGAGTTCCTCCAGGAGCACCTGTCCAGCTCATTCTTCCTACCCGACGACGTGGTGGTGGAGCAGCTGCAGGCGGCCATGGCCGAGCTCCGCAAGATGAAGCTGGACCTCCCACCATCAG CCAAGTCAGAGGAGCTGCCTAAGAAGCCCCTCGGTGAGGAGCGGCCTGTTCTCCTGATGCCCTTCCAGCGTGATCTAGCCCTCCCTCTGGACCAGCCCAAGACCAGTCTCCAGCCCCCGCTCCAGCTCCAGCCCCACATAGAGGCCCACAGGCCGGACACCATCACCCTTGACTGCTCCTCCTGTCCCGGGGACACCAGTAGCATCCCTGGGGCCCACGACCCCCCGCGCCCCATGCCCTCTCAAGACCCGGTGGTAGTCCACAATCAGGCTCTGATGCCAGAAGAGCCTTTAAGTTGTCCAGTCACCCCACCAAAGCCTCCGCCGAAGCCACATAAGGTTGGGTCCACTCCAGGGGTGCGGGGTGTCAGGGATAGGGTGGAGGAGTGTCCGAGTGACCATGTCTCAGAGGTGGAGAAAGCAGGAGAAAGGAGTCTGTCTGAGGTTAGGGGTGGTAGAGCGGGGATGGAGGCCCAATCTGCAGGTCCAGAGACCCAGGGAGAGCCCTGTTACTGGCCTCCGCCCTACGAGCCCCCTGTTGGGGATGTTTCCATCACGCAGTCTGGATCAGGGTCCAAGACAATGGAGTTCCCGGATCTACCCCCTCCACCCTTTTACTCTATGGAAGAGAGCGCCCACACACCCCTGGACCCCGAACCTCCATGCTTGCGAGACGGGACCAAGGTATGGCTGAAGTCGGACTCTGTGCCCCCCTGCTCGGCTCTTTCACTAGGGGTAGAACCCCTACCGAAGCCTAAGagtccgcgtccacctccacccACGTCCCTGGACCTCATCCTGGAGGAATCCCCGTCCTCGCGGCCCTCTTTTTCCCTCGCCTTTGCCAAGCCGTCCCCCCGAATCACCTTCAAGCCCACTAAGTTCCCCATGTCGCTCTGCGTGCCCCAGACAGCAGGGGACCGCCGGCCCTCAAACACCTCCCAGTACGACAACCTCTCAGAGGCTGACGACGAGGACTGCTTCATGGACCGGCTGCTGGAGGCGGCCACGGCCCTGCCGCAGAGCCCCTTGCCAGGCACCAGCCCTCAGGAAACACTGGGGATGTTCGGCCTACCACCACCGCCGTGCATACCCGAGCTGTGTGATgacccctcatcctcctctcttttccatcCCCTACCACCGCCTCCTCCGGTGTTCCTCCTTTCCCTGCCCGACacctcctctcccacccctctctctgcctccccctctcctcttcctcccaccttCTCAGCCCTTCCCTCTCTTCCGCAGGAGCCGGACTATGAAGGACAGGAGGAGAGCTGGATGGTAGACTCTATCGTCATCCCTCCTCCGCCGCCCTGCTTCGCCGATAGACTGGCTCCTTTCCAGTATAGCCCACCTCCTAACCACCACACTGGGCTCAGCAGCCTAACGGACACACACAGAGCCACCACTGCCAACCAGAGTCAAAGCTCAAACCAGAACCAGGGCTCCTCCCAGTTCCAAAAACTGCCCAAGGCCCACAGGCCCctccctgccctgcctgccttcaCGGCCCAGATGCTGCTTCCGGGGCCCTCATCTGGACAGTCGTCAGGAGAGGTCCCCTCAGTGCGATCCAACCCAGACTTTTATAGAATYCATGCTGGAAGCCACCAGCTGCCCAAATCGGTAACCTTTTAG